The nucleotide sequence GTGCGCGTGACCGTATTGCGCTCCACACTCGACCCGAACGGGGCCGCCTTCAGCGAGGCGGCTTCGGCCGCGACCACGAAGCTCGATGAGATCGACGCCGAACTCGCCAACGCGCTGGCGGGCGGCGGGCCCAAGTACGTTGACCGCCACCATGCCCGCGGCAAGCTGACTCCCCGGGAACGCATCGAGTTGCTCGTCGACCCGGATTCCCCTTTTCTGGAGCTCAGCCCCCTGGCCGCCTGGGGCAGCGCGTTCAAGGTCGGCGCCAGCACCGTTACCGGCATCGGGGTGGTGGCGGGGGTCGAGTGCATGATCGTCGCCAACGACCCGACGGTCAAAGGCGGCACCAGCAATCCGTGGACGTTGAAGAAGATCCTGCGGGCCAACCAGATCGCCTTCGAGAACCGGCTTCCCGTCGTCTCGCTGGTGGAATCCGGCGGGGCGGACCTACCCACCCAGAAGGAGATCTTCATCCCCGGCGGGCGAATGTTCCGCGATCTGACCCGGCTGTCCGCGGCCGGGATTCCCACGATTGCACTGGTATTCGGAAACTCGACGGCTGGTGGCGCCTACGTGCCCGGGATGTCCGATCACGTGGTGATGATCAAGGAGCGGTCCAAGGTGTTCTTGGCCGGTCCCCCGCTGGTGAAGATGGCCACCGGCGAGGAGTCCGACGATGAGTCGCTCGGTGGCGCCGAAATGCACGCCCGCATATCTGGTTTGGCCGATTACTTTGCCGTCGACGAGCTCGACGCGATCCGCATTGGGCGCCGCATCGTGGCTCGGCTGAACTGGGTCAAACAGGGCCCAGCCCCCGCGCCGGTGACCGAGCCGCTCTTCGATGCCGAGGAGCTGATCGGCATCGTGCCCTCGGATCTGCGCGTCCCCTTCGATCCCCGTGAAGTGATCGCCCGCATCGTCGACGGCTCCGAATTCGACGAATTCAAGCCGCTGTACGGGTCGTCGCTGGTCACCGGCTGGGCCCGGCTGCACGGCTACCCGGTGGGCATCCTGGCCAACGCCCGCGGCGTGCTGTTCAGCGAGGAGTCCCAGAAGGCCACCCAGTTCATTCAGCTGGCCAACCGCGCCGACACGCCACTGCTGTTCTTGCACAACACCACCGGCTACATGGTGGGCAAGGACTACGAAGAAGGCGGCATGATCAAGCACGGCTCGATGATGATCAACGCCGTGTCCAACTCGAAGGTCCCGCACATCTCCCTGCTACTCGGCGCCTCCTACGGTGCCGGTCACTACGGCATGTGTGGGCGCGCCTATGACCCGCGCTTCCTGTTCGCCTGGCCCAGTGCCAAATCCGCGGTCATGGGCGGTGCGCAGCTCTCGGGCGTGCTGTCGATCGTGGCGCGAGCGGCCGCGGAGGCTCGCGGCCAGCAGGTCGACGAGGCCGCCGACGCCGCGATGCGCGCGGCCGTCGAGGGCCAGATCGAAGCGGAGTCGCTGCCGCTGGTGCTGTCCGGAATGCTTTATGACGATGGGGTGATCGACCCGCGCGACACCCGCACCGTACTGGGAATGTGTTTGTCCGCCATTGCCAATGGCCCGATCAAGGGGACGTCGAACTTCGGCGTCTTCCGGATGTGATGCCGATGTCTATCACTCGAGTGCTAGTTGCCAACCGCGGCGAGATCGCTCGGCGGGTGTTCGCCACCTGCCGCCGGCTCGGCCTGGGCACCGTCGCCGTCTATACCGACCCGGATGCGGCCGCGCCGCATGTCGCCGAGTCCGACGCCCGGGTGCGGCTGGCGCAGACCAACGACTATCTCAACGCCGAGGCCATCATCGCCGCCGCCCGTGCGGCGGGCGCCGACGCGATCCACCCCGGCTACGGATTCCTTTCGGAGAATCCCGAGTTCGCCGCCACCGTCACCACAGCGGGCCTGACCTGGATCGGACCGCCGGTGGACGCGGTGCGCGCGATGGGCTCCAAGATCGAGTCCAAGAAGCTGATGGCCGCCGCCGGTGTGCCGGTGCTCGACGAACTCGACCCCGAGACCGTCACCGCGGCACAGCTGCCGGTGCTCGTCAAGGCTTCAGCCGGCGGCGGTGGTCGCGGCATGCGTGTGGTCCGCGAATTGTCGGCCCTGCCCGCCGAAGTCGAGGCCGCCCGCCGCGAGGCGCAGTCCGCATTCGGTGACCCGACCGTGTTCTGCGAGCGTTACCTACCCACCGGGCACCACATCGAGGTTCAGGTGATGGCGGACACCCACGGCACCGTGTGGGCCGTCGGGGAACGCGAATGCTCCATTCAGCGTCGCCACCAGAAGATCATCGAAGAGGCACCCTCCCCCTTGGTGCAGCGCATCCCGGGGATGCGGGCCAAGCTGTTCGACGCGGCCCGGCTGGCCGCGGAAGCCATCGGCTACACCGGGGCCGGCACCGTGGAGTTCCTCGCCGACGATGCGGGCGAGTTCTACTTCCTGGAGATGAACACCCGACTGCAGGTCGAGCATCCGGTCACCGAGGAGACCACCGGCCTGGATCTGGTTGAACTGCAGCTCGCGGTGGCCGACGGTGGCCGTCTCGAGGCGGAACCTCCGCCCGCCCATGGTCATTCCATCGAGGCCCGCCTCTACGCCGAGGATCCCGCGCAGGGCTGGCAGCCGCAGGCGGGCGCGATGCACACCATCGAGGTGCCGTCGGTCCGAGCCGAATTCGCCACGCTGGGACAGCGCACCGGAATTCGGCTGGATTCCGGGATTGTCGACGGCTCGGTGGTGTCCATCCATTACGACCCCATGCTGGCCAAGGTCATCTCCTACGCCCCCACGCGCCGGCAGTCCGCACTGGTACTCGCCGATGCGCTGGCCCGCGCCCACCTGCATGGGCTGCGCACCAACCGTGAGCTGTTGGTGAACGTGCTGCGGCATCCGGCGTTTCTCGACGGCGCTACCGACACAGCGTTCTTCGACACCCACGGGTTGGCCGAACTGGCCGCGCCGCTGGCCGACGCGGACAACATCCGCTTGTCGGCGACCGCCGCGGCCCTCGCCGACGCCGCCCACAACCGGGCAACCGCGACGGTGTTCGGATCCATTCCCAGCGGCTGGCGCAACGTGGCGTCGGGTTATCAGGTCAAGACCTACCGCGACGGCGGTGACGTCGAGTACCGCATCGAATACCGATTCACCAGAACGGGACTCCAGATTGCCGGTGACGACTCGGTGCGGCTGGTATCGGCGACACCCAACGACGTGGTGCTGGCCGGCGAAAACGGGGTGGCCCGACGCTTCACGGTCGCGAGCTACGGCCAGGACGTCTTCGTCGATTCCCCCAGCGGCCCGGTGCACCTGGTTGCGCTGCCCCGCTTCCCGGAGCCGGGTTCGGCCGTCGAACAAGGATCGCTGGTGGCACCCATGCCGGGCAACGTCATCCGGTTGGGCGCCGATGTTGGCGATACCGTCACCGCCGGTCAGCCACTGATCTGGTTGGAAGCGATGAAGATGGAGCACACCATCAGCGCCCCGACCGATGGCGTACTTACCCAGCTCAACGTCCAAACCGGCCAACAAGTCGACGTCGGCGCCGTCCTAGCCAGAGTGGAAGCGCCTGAAGCAGAAGGAGATTCGTGATGACCGACACCAGCTTCATCGAGAATGAGGACCGCCGGGCGCTACGCAAGGCGGTATCGGAATGGGCGTCCAACTACGGCCACGAGTACTACCTGAAGAAGGCGCGTGCTCACGAGCACACCACCGAGCTGTGGTCGGAGGCCGGCAAACTCGGCTTCATCGGGGTGAACCTGCCCGAGGAGTACGGCGGCGGCGGCGCCGGCATGTACGAGCTGTCGATGGTGATGGAGGAAATGGCCGCGGCCGGCTCCGCCCTGTTGCTGATGGTGGTCTCGCCGGCCATCAACGGCACCATCATCAGCAAGTTCGGCACCGACGAGCAGAAGCAGCGCTGGCTTCCCGGCATCGCGGACGGGACCCTGACGATGGCCTTCGCCATCACCGAGCCCGACGCCGGATCCAACTCGCACAAGATCACCACGACCGCCCGCCGTGACGGCAGCGACTGGATCATCAAGGGGCAGAAGGTCTACATCTCCGGTATTGACCAAGCCCAGGCGGTGCTGGTGGTGGGACGCACCGAGGAAGCCAAGACCGGGAAGCTGCGTCCGGCGCTGTTCGTGGTCCCCACCGACACCCCCGGCTTCACCTACACGGCGATCGACATGGAACTGGTCAGCCCCGAACGGCAGTTCCAGGTTTTCCTCGATGATGTGCGGCTGCCCGCCGACGCGCTGGTCGGAGCCCAGGACGCGGCCATCGCCCAGCTTTTCGCCGGGCTGAATCCCGAGCGCATCATGGGTGCGGCCAGCGCGGTCGGCATGGGACGGTTTGCACTGAACCGGGCCGTCGACTACGTCAAGACGCGCCAGGTGTGGTCCACCCCGATCGGCGCCCACCAGGGGTTGGCGCATCCCTTGGCGCAATGCCACATCGAAGTCGAGCTCGCCAAGCTGATGATGCAAAAGGCCGCGACGCTGTATGACCACGGCGATGACGGCGGAGCGGCCGAGGCCGCCAACATGGCCAAGTACGCGGCGGCGGAGGCGTCGGCCCGCTCGGTCGATCAGGCCGTGCAGTCGATGGGCGGCAACGGGCTGACCCAGGAGTACGGCGTCGCGGCCATGCTGACCTCGTCGCGCTTGGCCCGGATTGCCCCGATCAGCCGCGAAATGGTGCTCAACTTCGTCGCGCAGACGTCGCTGGGCCTGCCCCGAAGCTACTGAGGCCCCACCGATGGCTGATCGTCTCGTCGAGTACGCGCGTGACGGCGTGGTTGCCCGTCTGACGCTGAACTCCCCGCACAACCGCAACGCCCTGTCCACCACCCTGGTCACCCAGCTGCATGAGGGGCTGCGGGATGCCGCGGCCGATCCGGGCGTGCGGGTCGTCGTGCTCGGGCACACCGGCGGCACCTTCTGCGCTGGCGCGGACTTGAGCGAGGCCGGCTCCGGCGACCCCTATGACCTGGCTGTCGCGCGGGCCCGGGAAATGACCACGGTGCTGCGCGCCATTGTGGAGTCGCCACGACCGGTGATCGGCGCCATCAACGGGCACGTGCGCGCCGGAGGCTTCGGCCTGGTCGGTGCCTGCGACATCGTAGTCGCCGGCCCGGCGTGCACCTTTGCGCTGACCGAAGCCCGGATCGGGGTCGCCCCGGCAATCATCTCGCTGACATTGCTGCCGAAGCTGTCGGCGCGGGCGGCCGCCCGCTACTACCTGACCGGAGCGAAGTTCGGCGCCGACGAGGCGGCGGAGATGGGTTTGGTCACCATCGCCGCCGACGACATGGAGGCCGCGGTGGCCGCGCTGATCGCCGATGTCGGGCGCGGTTCGCCGCAGGGCCTTGCGGCGTCGAAGGCACTGACCACCGCGGCCGTACTGGCCGGTTTCGACCGTGATGCGGAACGCCTCACCGAGGAATCGGCGCGGCTGTTCGTCTCGGAGGAAGCCCGCGAAGGCATGCTCGCGTTCTTGCAGAAACGCCAACCCAGCTGGGCCTCCGACTGAACCTCCGGCAGCCGAAGCCGCCGGACAGGCTGCCGCCCCGGGCCCGGGGCTGGTGACGCACAGCGAACTAACATACATTGACCAAACTCCATGCATGCCCGCTCGAATCTCGATAGCCGGAACCCACCGCGACCGACTCGAGCTGGCCCGCGCTGAGCTCGAACCAGCTTTAGCGGCAGCGGCGGCAACGGTGGAGCCGGCGGCACCGGCGCATCCGCCGGAACCGGTGGTACCCCGGGCAACGGCGGCCTACTCTTCGGCGCATCCGGCACACTGGGGTAGCCGGCGTGCCCCGCCGTTGCCATCACAAATCACCATCCCCGCGCGGCCGGGTCGCCGGATCTCAGGATCCGTAGAAACGCGCACTTCGCACCGGGTCACCAGAGCCCACCGGCCGCGCGAACGTTGCAGTTTAGCCAACACCTCTTGCAGCAAAATCGCGAAGTCGTAGGCTCGTGGGTGATGAGCAATCCAGCCCGACGTGACGCACAGGACACGCGCGACGATTCGTCGCTCGCTGCGGATACCGATCGGATCCAGATCGCACAGCTGCTGGCATACGCAGCCGAGCAGGGACGACTGCAGCTCAACGAGTATGAAGACCGATTGACCAGGGCCTACGCCGCAACCACGTATCAGGAGCTGGACCAGCTGAGCGCCGATCTTCCCGGCGCCGCGGTAAGTCCGCGCCGCGGCGGCAACTGCAACCCGGCACCTTCGACTCTGCTGCTGGCCTTGCTGAGCGGGTTCGAGCGTCGCGGCCGGTGGAACGTGCCCAAGAAGCTGACCACCTTGACCCTGTGGGGCAGCGGAGTATTGGATCTGCGCTACGCCGACTTCACCTCAACCGAAGTCGAAATTCACGCCTACTCGATCATGGGCGTGCAGACCATCCTGTTGCCGCCCGAGATCAACGTCGAGATCGACGGCCGCGGAATCATGGGCAACTTTGACCGGGAAGTCGCGGGCGAGGGCAGTCGCGGGGCCCCCAACGTCAAGATTCAGGGCTTCTCGTTCTGGGGCGGGGTAGGCATCAAACGCAAACCACGCAAGGCGCGCAATTAGACCCATCAGTCGGTCAAACGCACGGCCCTAGCGCCTGCGCCGAGACCTCAGGTAGTCGCCCACCACGGCCGCACCGAGTCCGTCGAGATCGGGTTCGACGACACGTCCCTCGACCCGACGCGCGACTTGATCAATGAACCGGGCCAGGCCCCGGTCACTGCCCAATCGGAAGATGGTGATTTGGGCGCCCAGCCGCGCCATGTCATCGAACCCGCGCACGGTGTGGGCAATGGTGCGCGGATGCGGCGGGTAGTCGAAGAACACCGCAGAACCCGCCCCCTCGCCGGAAAAGTCCTCGAGATGGGCGGTGGGTTCACCATCGGTCACCACCAAGACGACCGGCTGCGCGTTCGGGTGGCGTCTGAGATGTCGCCCGGCCAGCGCCAGCGCGTGGTGCAGGTTGGTGCCCTGCTCGTAGACGCCCTCCAAACCGGTCAGCTCCGCGGCCGTCACGGTCCGCGCGTAGCGGCCGAACGCGATGATCTGCAGGGCATCCGAACGGAACCGCGTGCACACGAGGTGGTTGAGCGCCAGCGCCGTGCGCTTCATCGGCAGCCACCGATTCTCCATCACCATCGAAAACGAGGTGTCCACCAGGAGCGCAACCGCGGCCTGAGTTCGGGTCTCAGTCTCGGAGACTTCGACGTCATCGACGGTGATCCGGATCGGGCCGGCGCCGCCGCCAGGAGGCGCCGTACCGGCCTGGCGCAGCACCGCGTTGGTCAACGTGCG is from Mycobacterium marinum and encodes:
- a CDS encoding acyl-CoA dehydrogenase family protein — encoded protein: MTDTSFIENEDRRALRKAVSEWASNYGHEYYLKKARAHEHTTELWSEAGKLGFIGVNLPEEYGGGGAGMYELSMVMEEMAAAGSALLLMVVSPAINGTIISKFGTDEQKQRWLPGIADGTLTMAFAITEPDAGSNSHKITTTARRDGSDWIIKGQKVYISGIDQAQAVLVVGRTEEAKTGKLRPALFVVPTDTPGFTYTAIDMELVSPERQFQVFLDDVRLPADALVGAQDAAIAQLFAGLNPERIMGAASAVGMGRFALNRAVDYVKTRQVWSTPIGAHQGLAHPLAQCHIEVELAKLMMQKAATLYDHGDDGGAAEAANMAKYAAAEASARSVDQAVQSMGGNGLTQEYGVAAMLTSSRLARIAPISREMVLNFVAQTSLGLPRSY
- a CDS encoding DUF1707 SHOCT-like domain-containing protein; this translates as MSNPARRDAQDTRDDSSLAADTDRIQIAQLLAYAAEQGRLQLNEYEDRLTRAYAATTYQELDQLSADLPGAAVSPRRGGNCNPAPSTLLLALLSGFERRGRWNVPKKLTTLTLWGSGVLDLRYADFTSTEVEIHAYSIMGVQTILLPPEINVEIDGRGIMGNFDREVAGEGSRGAPNVKIQGFSFWGGVGIKRKPRKARN
- a CDS encoding acetyl/propionyl/methylcrotonyl-CoA carboxylase subunit alpha — translated: MSITRVLVANRGEIARRVFATCRRLGLGTVAVYTDPDAAAPHVAESDARVRLAQTNDYLNAEAIIAAARAAGADAIHPGYGFLSENPEFAATVTTAGLTWIGPPVDAVRAMGSKIESKKLMAAAGVPVLDELDPETVTAAQLPVLVKASAGGGGRGMRVVRELSALPAEVEAARREAQSAFGDPTVFCERYLPTGHHIEVQVMADTHGTVWAVGERECSIQRRHQKIIEEAPSPLVQRIPGMRAKLFDAARLAAEAIGYTGAGTVEFLADDAGEFYFLEMNTRLQVEHPVTEETTGLDLVELQLAVADGGRLEAEPPPAHGHSIEARLYAEDPAQGWQPQAGAMHTIEVPSVRAEFATLGQRTGIRLDSGIVDGSVVSIHYDPMLAKVISYAPTRRQSALVLADALARAHLHGLRTNRELLVNVLRHPAFLDGATDTAFFDTHGLAELAAPLADADNIRLSATAAALADAAHNRATATVFGSIPSGWRNVASGYQVKTYRDGGDVEYRIEYRFTRTGLQIAGDDSVRLVSATPNDVVLAGENGVARRFTVASYGQDVFVDSPSGPVHLVALPRFPEPGSAVEQGSLVAPMPGNVIRLGADVGDTVTAGQPLIWLEAMKMEHTISAPTDGVLTQLNVQTGQQVDVGAVLARVEAPEAEGDS
- a CDS encoding enoyl-CoA hydratase family protein translates to MADRLVEYARDGVVARLTLNSPHNRNALSTTLVTQLHEGLRDAAADPGVRVVVLGHTGGTFCAGADLSEAGSGDPYDLAVARAREMTTVLRAIVESPRPVIGAINGHVRAGGFGLVGACDIVVAGPACTFALTEARIGVAPAIISLTLLPKLSARAAARYYLTGAKFGADEAAEMGLVTIAADDMEAAVAALIADVGRGSPQGLAASKALTTAAVLAGFDRDAERLTEESARLFVSEEAREGMLAFLQKRQPSWASD
- a CDS encoding acyl-CoA carboxylase subunit beta produces the protein MTVLRSTLDPNGAAFSEAASAATTKLDEIDAELANALAGGGPKYVDRHHARGKLTPRERIELLVDPDSPFLELSPLAAWGSAFKVGASTVTGIGVVAGVECMIVANDPTVKGGTSNPWTLKKILRANQIAFENRLPVVSLVESGGADLPTQKEIFIPGGRMFRDLTRLSAAGIPTIALVFGNSTAGGAYVPGMSDHVVMIKERSKVFLAGPPLVKMATGEESDDESLGGAEMHARISGLADYFAVDELDAIRIGRRIVARLNWVKQGPAPAPVTEPLFDAEELIGIVPSDLRVPFDPREVIARIVDGSEFDEFKPLYGSSLVTGWARLHGYPVGILANARGVLFSEESQKATQFIQLANRADTPLLFLHNTTGYMVGKDYEEGGMIKHGSMMINAVSNSKVPHISLLLGASYGAGHYGMCGRAYDPRFLFAWPSAKSAVMGGAQLSGVLSIVARAAAEARGQQVDEAADAAMRAAVEGQIEAESLPLVLSGMLYDDGVIDPRDTRTVLGMCLSAIANGPIKGTSNFGVFRM